Proteins found in one Amycolatopsis umgeniensis genomic segment:
- a CDS encoding M20 family metallopeptidase has protein sequence MTTPKSAARTEIDRHADALIRLSRRLHADPETAWEEHRAAAMVPELLDNAGFAVTSGYLGLDTAFHASFGGGPTRIALCAEYDALPGLGHACGHNLIAASSIGAALGLAAIADDAGLTVEVYGTPAEEGGGGKIELLDRGAFTDVDLAMMVHPAPVDVAEARPFAVSHSKISYRGRSAHAAAYPEAGVNAADAFTVAQVAIGLLRQHLPSSARVHGVVTHAGDAPNAIPEHATGRWYVRAGTLAELAELEPRVLRAFEAGALATGCELSVEPESRPYAEFRADETALAAYRANALELGREFAPDGTASRMNRASTDMGNVSQVVPAIHPYIGIGSLPAINHQREFAAHCVGGDAERALLDGAIALAWTGVDRAPA, from the coding sequence ATGACGACGCCGAAGAGCGCGGCCCGCACCGAGATCGATCGCCACGCCGATGCGCTGATCCGGTTGTCGCGACGGTTGCACGCCGACCCCGAGACCGCTTGGGAAGAGCATCGTGCCGCCGCGATGGTGCCGGAACTGCTCGACAACGCCGGTTTCGCCGTCACCTCGGGCTACCTCGGCCTCGACACCGCGTTCCACGCGAGCTTCGGCGGCGGCCCCACCCGGATCGCGTTGTGCGCCGAATACGACGCGCTGCCCGGTCTCGGCCACGCCTGCGGCCACAACCTCATCGCGGCGAGTTCGATCGGCGCCGCGCTCGGCCTGGCCGCGATCGCCGACGACGCGGGGCTGACCGTCGAGGTCTACGGGACCCCGGCCGAGGAGGGCGGCGGCGGGAAGATCGAACTGCTCGACCGCGGCGCGTTCACCGATGTCGACTTGGCGATGATGGTCCACCCCGCGCCCGTCGATGTCGCCGAGGCGCGGCCGTTCGCCGTCAGTCACTCGAAGATCTCCTACCGCGGCCGATCGGCGCACGCCGCCGCGTATCCGGAGGCCGGGGTCAACGCGGCCGACGCTTTCACCGTCGCCCAGGTCGCGATCGGCCTGCTGCGGCAACATCTTCCGTCTTCGGCCCGCGTGCACGGCGTCGTGACGCACGCCGGTGACGCCCCGAACGCGATCCCCGAGCACGCGACCGGGCGCTGGTACGTACGCGCCGGGACGCTCGCGGAGCTGGCAGAACTGGAACCGCGCGTGCTGCGCGCGTTCGAAGCCGGCGCGCTCGCCACCGGTTGCGAACTGAGCGTCGAGCCGGAAAGCAGGCCCTACGCCGAGTTCCGCGCCGACGAGACCGCGTTGGCGGCCTACCGTGCCAACGCCCTGGAACTCGGCCGCGAGTTCGCGCCGGACGGAACGGCGTCCCGGATGAACCGCGCGTCGACCGACATGGGCAACGTCTCGCAGGTCGTGCCCGCCATCCACCCCTACATCGGTATCGGCTCCCTGCCCGCGATCAACCACCAGCGCGAGTTCGCCGCGCACTGCGTCGGCGGCGACGCCGAACGCGCGCTGCTGGACGGCGCGATCGCACTGGCTTGGACCGGTGTGGACCGGGCACCCGCCTGA
- a CDS encoding MFS transporter, giving the protein MTTQDSPPDEFVTTTTDPAMLRRSIAAGAVGVFVHWFDWAAYAYLASTIASVFFPAGDATAGLLAVFGVFAVSFGIRPIGALVFGPLGDRIGRKRTLSIVIFVMSGATLVIGLLLGYSTIGIAAPLLLVFLRLLQGFAAGGEFGSAASFLAEYAPRHRRGFGVSWLEVGSLLGFLAGSFVFLLLSLGLSADQLASWGWRIPFLLAAPLGIIGFVIRTKIEDTPEYRALEATGEVPRSPVRELFRDNKKQLLQAAGLMTMMHVPFYAVLTYLVTYETDYLGHSAGGAALLSTVISLLALVLVPAFGRLSDRVGRRPVLLGAGFALFVLATPAYLVMRTGLTGTWIGGLTLGVVLAAILGTYAVWSAEIFPTRTRQGGLSIAYNLTAALFAGTVPYLMTVLISTTGSTLVPGPYLMVAAAVGLVAAFTMRETAGESLSQKED; this is encoded by the coding sequence ATGACCACGCAGGACTCTCCCCCCGACGAGTTCGTCACCACCACGACCGACCCCGCGATGCTGCGCCGCAGCATCGCCGCCGGGGCCGTCGGGGTGTTCGTGCACTGGTTCGACTGGGCCGCCTACGCCTACCTCGCGAGCACGATCGCGTCGGTGTTCTTCCCCGCGGGCGACGCCACCGCCGGTCTGCTCGCCGTCTTCGGCGTTTTCGCGGTCTCCTTCGGGATCCGGCCGATCGGGGCGCTGGTGTTCGGACCGCTCGGGGATCGGATCGGCCGCAAACGCACGCTGTCCATCGTCATCTTCGTGATGTCCGGTGCCACCCTGGTCATCGGCCTCTTGCTCGGGTACTCGACGATCGGGATCGCCGCTCCCCTGTTGCTGGTCTTCCTGCGGCTGCTGCAAGGGTTCGCGGCGGGCGGCGAATTCGGGAGCGCGGCGAGCTTCCTCGCCGAATACGCACCGCGCCACCGCCGCGGTTTCGGTGTCAGCTGGCTCGAAGTCGGTTCCCTGCTGGGATTCCTCGCCGGATCGTTCGTGTTCCTGTTGTTGTCGCTCGGCCTCTCGGCGGACCAGCTGGCGTCCTGGGGCTGGCGGATCCCGTTCCTGCTCGCGGCGCCGCTCGGGATCATCGGCTTCGTCATCCGCACCAAGATCGAGGACACCCCGGAGTACCGCGCGCTGGAGGCGACCGGTGAGGTTCCCCGCAGCCCGGTGCGGGAACTGTTCCGCGACAACAAGAAGCAACTGCTCCAGGCCGCGGGCCTGATGACCATGATGCACGTGCCGTTCTACGCGGTGCTCACCTATCTGGTCACCTACGAGACCGACTACCTCGGCCATTCCGCGGGCGGCGCCGCCTTGCTGTCCACCGTGATCTCGCTGCTCGCCCTGGTCCTCGTACCCGCCTTCGGGCGGCTCTCCGATCGGGTCGGGCGAAGGCCGGTTCTGCTCGGCGCGGGCTTCGCGCTCTTCGTCCTCGCGACACCGGCGTATCTCGTGATGCGCACGGGACTCACGGGAACGTGGATCGGCGGGCTCACGCTCGGTGTCGTGCTGGCCGCGATCCTCGGCACCTACGCGGTGTGGTCCGCGGAGATCTTCCCGACCCGCACCCGCCAGGGCGGACTGTCGATCGCCTACAACCTCACCGCCGCCCTGTTCGCCGGCACCGTGCCCTACCTGATGACCGTCTTGATCTCCACGACCGGCAGCACCCTCGTCCCCGGCCCGTACCTCATGGTCGCCGCCGCGGTCGGCCTCGTCGCGGCTTTCACGATGCGGGAGACGGCTGGAGAGTCCTTGTCACAGAAGGAAGACTGA
- a CDS encoding ATP-binding cassette domain-containing protein: MRIDQQAKKVWPDQATRRERSAIRIRGELGPRKDSRHRIFVMRGRKRAEEIRTRGSFPRRWATRSEQTGRDAGERQRVLVARALAQRTPVLLLDEPTYCDRLVLLRNGRVLAAGPPEEVLEPERVAAAT, from the coding sequence GTGAGAATTGACCAGCAGGCAAAGAAAGTGTGGCCTGATCAGGCGACGCGACGAGAGCGTAGCGCCATCCGAATACGCGGTGAACTCGGGCCGCGTAAAGATTCTCGACACCGTATTTTTGTAATGCGTGGACGAAAGCGCGCAGAAGAAATTCGCACGCGCGGGAGCTTCCCCCGGCGGTGGGCGACCCGTTCGGAGCAGACCGGCCGCGACGCCGGTGAGCGGCAACGTGTGCTGGTGGCGCGGGCGCTCGCGCAGAGGACGCCGGTCCTGCTTCTGGACGAGCCGACCTACTGCGATCGCCTGGTACTGCTCCGGAACGGACGGGTGCTCGCGGCGGGACCGCCCGAGGAGGTGCTGGAGCCGGAGCGTGTCGCCGCGGCCACGTGA
- a CDS encoding L,D-transpeptidase produces MESCDVSFPRARKRNRARIRGFAALIVLLAAGCGGDPATPAPAAVGQEDLTLLPEATTFGTLADAAKDSGAAATGKVVHPKDDLVVYQSVGGKAVAKLPSTQVGSPTWVPVIAEQGQWAEILLPARPNASAGWVHLDPARVEIAQNDYTVNVDRAAFSLELTRSGERLGKWTIGTGKPEYPTPKGRAFLLASIEETVNEYSPIVLPLSAHSESHETFGGGPGTVGIHTWPNDSYQGQANSDGCIRVPKAALDELVKVPLGAIVNIV; encoded by the coding sequence ATGGAAAGCTGTGATGTCTCCTTTCCCCGGGCGCGAAAGCGCAACCGGGCACGAATCCGCGGTTTCGCCGCGCTGATCGTCCTGCTGGCCGCGGGCTGCGGCGGCGATCCGGCGACCCCGGCTCCGGCCGCGGTCGGCCAGGAGGATCTGACCCTGCTGCCCGAGGCCACCACGTTCGGCACGCTCGCCGACGCGGCCAAGGACTCCGGTGCCGCGGCCACCGGCAAGGTCGTGCACCCCAAGGACGACCTCGTCGTCTACCAGAGCGTCGGCGGCAAGGCCGTCGCCAAGCTCCCGTCGACCCAGGTCGGTTCCCCGACCTGGGTCCCGGTGATCGCCGAACAGGGCCAATGGGCGGAGATCCTGCTCCCGGCCAGGCCCAACGCGTCCGCGGGCTGGGTGCATCTCGATCCGGCGCGGGTCGAGATCGCCCAGAACGACTACACCGTCAACGTCGATCGCGCGGCCTTCTCGCTCGAGCTCACGCGTTCCGGCGAGCGGCTGGGCAAGTGGACGATCGGCACCGGGAAACCGGAGTACCCGACGCCCAAGGGCCGGGCCTTCCTGCTGGCCTCCATCGAGGAGACCGTCAACGAGTACAGCCCGATCGTCCTGCCGCTGAGCGCGCATTCGGAATCGCACGAGACGTTCGGCGGCGGGCCGGGCACGGTCGGCATCCACACCTGGCCGAATGACAGTTACCAGGGTCAAGCGAACAGCGACGGCTGTATTCGCGTACCGAAAGCGGCGCTCGACGAGCTCGTGAAGGTTCCGCTGGGCGCCATTGTCAACATCGTCTGA
- a CDS encoding choice-of-anchor P family protein, producing the protein MFTRKVLVGGIALSAVALTVVAPAASATGHGSSAFALSASGLLKIDPVPAVDGSDGFRQKSLAEFSLPLQLVKLTLLNAQAGESAAKASIKDVTVNLGGITGLQGKPLVSASAIQAQCKGGKGSSSLAKANIGGVKLDVAAAPNTAVGVQGLASVTLNKQVEHKDGSITVTALSISVDGVQTLDLASVTCAAGDGGGSTTEPPTGKPSTGKPSSTKPSAPATSATTRPAGDKPTADGKAPTPTPVKAHLDVTG; encoded by the coding sequence TTGTTCACCAGAAAAGTTCTCGTCGGCGGCATCGCCCTCAGCGCGGTGGCGCTCACGGTCGTCGCCCCCGCGGCGTCGGCCACCGGCCACGGCAGCTCGGCGTTCGCCCTGTCGGCCTCCGGCCTGCTGAAGATCGACCCGGTCCCCGCGGTCGACGGCTCGGACGGCTTCCGGCAGAAGTCGCTCGCGGAGTTCTCCCTGCCGCTGCAGCTCGTCAAGCTCACCCTGCTCAACGCCCAGGCGGGCGAGAGCGCGGCCAAGGCCAGCATCAAGGACGTCACCGTGAACCTCGGCGGGATCACCGGCCTGCAGGGAAAACCACTGGTCAGCGCATCGGCCATCCAGGCGCAGTGCAAGGGCGGCAAGGGGAGTTCGTCGCTCGCCAAGGCGAACATCGGTGGCGTCAAGCTCGACGTCGCCGCCGCGCCGAACACCGCCGTCGGCGTCCAGGGACTGGCCTCGGTCACGCTGAACAAGCAGGTCGAGCACAAGGACGGCTCGATCACCGTCACCGCGCTGTCGATCAGCGTCGACGGTGTCCAGACGCTCGACCTCGCCTCGGTGACCTGCGCCGCGGGTGACGGCGGCGGTTCGACCACCGAGCCGCCCACCGGGAAGCCGAGCACCGGGAAGCCGTCCAGCACCAAGCCGAGCGCCCCGGCGACCTCGGCCACGACCAGGCCGGCGGGCGACAAGCCCACCGCCGACGGCAAGGCCCCCACGCCCACCCCGGTCAAGGCCCACCTCGACGTCACGGGCTGA
- a CDS encoding PQQ-dependent sugar dehydrogenase, with protein sequence MVGPLVGALAVAVVTVAPAEAAVPAGFTDTVAIGGLSSPTSTAFAPDGRVFIAEKSGLVKVFDSLTDTTPTVFADLRPQTQDFWDRGLLGLAVDPAFPTRPYVYVSYTFDAVPGGTSPRWGDACPTPPGATAKGCVVTGRVSQLTMGPAGTAVSEKPLVTGWCQQFPSHSVGALAFGPDGALYAGGGDGASFNFADYGQVENPCADPPSPAGTNLAPPTAEGGALRSQSPRRPAGQPVLLNGTLLRIDPDTGEGVPGNPFASSADANARRVIAYGARNQFRFGFRPGTSELWAGDVGWDTWEEINRVADVGDGVAENFGWPCFEGNARQAGYDGANLDRCESLYSSGGQSAPFYAYNHNAKVVAGDPCPTGGSSISGIAFEAGSNYPAEYSGALFFSDSSRGCIWAMQTVGGQPSASRLVPFVTGVNIPVQVLTGPGGDLFYVALGSGELHRVSRPGGTNRPPVAVATANPSSGPAPLSVQFDGTGSTDPDAGDTLSYAWDLDADGAYDDSSASSPAWTYTTAAAVDAGLRVTDSHGASATTTVRVTVGNPVGLDPVPVIDSPTGALTWSVGETVTFAGRAVDAQDGQLPPSALSWRLAIRHCAANGTCHTHNVQDFPGVASGSFVAPDHEYPSYLQLTLTATDSSGRTGAKTVDLQPKTVSLNFASSPNQAMLTVGGTQQRTPFSRTVIAGSTNSISADSPQNLPPLNLKYAFTGWAHGGARTQNIVAPGTPTTYQAKYRLCWLLQPC encoded by the coding sequence GTGGTCGGGCCGCTCGTCGGCGCCCTCGCGGTCGCGGTCGTCACCGTGGCGCCCGCCGAAGCCGCGGTGCCCGCCGGTTTCACCGACACGGTGGCGATCGGCGGGCTCAGCTCGCCGACGTCCACCGCGTTCGCGCCGGACGGCCGGGTGTTCATCGCGGAGAAGAGCGGCCTGGTCAAGGTCTTCGACTCACTCACGGACACGACGCCGACGGTCTTCGCCGACCTTCGCCCGCAGACCCAGGATTTCTGGGACCGCGGCCTGCTCGGGCTGGCCGTCGACCCCGCCTTCCCCACCAGGCCGTACGTCTACGTCTCCTACACGTTCGACGCGGTGCCCGGCGGCACTTCGCCGCGCTGGGGTGACGCCTGCCCGACCCCGCCGGGAGCCACCGCCAAGGGTTGCGTCGTCACCGGCCGCGTCTCGCAGCTGACCATGGGCCCGGCGGGTACGGCCGTCAGCGAAAAGCCGCTGGTCACCGGCTGGTGCCAGCAGTTCCCCAGCCACTCTGTCGGCGCACTCGCCTTCGGCCCGGACGGCGCCCTGTACGCGGGCGGCGGCGACGGCGCCAGCTTCAACTTCGCCGACTACGGCCAGGTCGAGAACCCGTGCGCCGACCCGCCCTCGCCCGCCGGGACGAACCTCGCGCCGCCGACGGCCGAAGGCGGCGCGCTGCGTTCGCAGTCACCTCGGCGTCCCGCCGGGCAGCCGGTGCTGCTCAACGGCACGTTGTTGCGCATCGACCCCGACACCGGCGAAGGCGTCCCCGGCAACCCCTTCGCGAGCAGCGCCGACGCCAACGCCCGGCGCGTGATCGCCTACGGCGCACGGAATCAGTTCCGGTTCGGCTTCCGTCCGGGCACCAGTGAGCTGTGGGCGGGCGACGTCGGCTGGGACACCTGGGAGGAGATCAACCGCGTCGCCGACGTCGGCGACGGCGTGGCGGAGAACTTCGGCTGGCCCTGTTTCGAGGGCAACGCCAGGCAGGCGGGCTACGACGGCGCGAACCTCGACCGGTGCGAGTCCCTGTACAGCTCGGGCGGGCAGTCCGCGCCGTTCTACGCCTACAACCACAACGCCAAGGTGGTGGCGGGTGATCCTTGCCCCACCGGAGGTTCTTCGATCAGCGGCATCGCCTTCGAAGCGGGGAGCAACTACCCCGCCGAGTACTCCGGCGCGCTGTTCTTCTCCGACTCCTCCCGGGGCTGTATCTGGGCCATGCAGACCGTCGGCGGCCAGCCGAGCGCGAGCCGTCTGGTGCCCTTCGTGACAGGCGTCAACATTCCGGTGCAGGTACTCACGGGCCCGGGTGGCGACCTGTTCTACGTCGCGTTGGGCAGCGGCGAACTCCACCGCGTGAGCCGCCCCGGCGGCACCAACCGGCCGCCGGTCGCCGTGGCCACCGCGAACCCGTCGAGCGGCCCGGCGCCGCTGAGCGTCCAGTTCGACGGCACCGGCTCCACCGATCCGGACGCCGGGGACACCTTGTCCTACGCCTGGGACCTCGACGCCGACGGCGCGTACGACGACTCGTCGGCCTCCAGCCCGGCCTGGACCTACACCACGGCCGCCGCCGTCGACGCCGGCCTGCGGGTCACGGATTCCCACGGCGCGAGCGCGACCACGACCGTGCGGGTGACCGTCGGGAACCCGGTGGGCCTCGATCCGGTGCCGGTCATCGACAGTCCGACCGGCGCGCTGACCTGGTCGGTCGGTGAGACCGTGACGTTCGCAGGCCGCGCTGTCGACGCCCAGGACGGCCAGCTCCCGCCGTCGGCGCTTTCCTGGCGGCTCGCGATCCGGCATTGCGCGGCCAACGGCACCTGCCATACGCACAACGTCCAGGACTTCCCCGGGGTCGCTTCCGGCTCGTTCGTCGCACCGGACCACGAGTATCCGTCGTATCTGCAGTTGACCCTCACCGCGACCGACTCGAGTGGCCGCACCGGCGCCAAAACCGTCGACCTGCAGCCGAAGACGGTGTCCTTGAACTTCGCCTCCAGCCCGAATCAGGCGATGCTCACCGTCGGCGGGACCCAGCAGCGCACGCCGTTCTCCCGGACGGTGATCGCCGGATCCACCAACTCGATCAGCGCGGACAGCCCGCAGAACCTTCCGCCGCTCAACCTGAAGTACGCCTTCACCGGCTGGGCACACGGTGGCGCGCGGACGCAGAACATCGTCGCGCCGGGCACCCCGACGACTTACCAGGCGAAGTACCGGCTCTGCTGGCTGTTGCAGCCCTGCTGA
- a CDS encoding alpha/beta fold hydrolase yields MPVVFVHGVPETAAIWEPLSHELDRTDVITLSPPGFGAAVPDGFGATADEYFRWLVAELERIEGPIDLVGHDWGGCHVQRVAGTRPDLVRSWCNDVSGCTDPDYVWHDLARTWQTPGAGEAAIEQMFGTPFEELVSGMVALGMTAKAAEATASADSVAMGRCILALYRSAPDLSAIDWGIDLPREQRKPGLVINATEDLYVGGPEFVHRAAERLAAKEVVLEGLGHWWMMQDPKRGAAALNDFYADLDNR; encoded by the coding sequence ATGCCTGTCGTCTTCGTCCACGGAGTTCCCGAAACGGCCGCGATCTGGGAGCCGCTGAGCCACGAACTCGACAGGACCGATGTGATCACGCTTTCACCGCCCGGGTTCGGCGCGGCGGTTCCGGACGGGTTCGGCGCGACCGCGGACGAGTACTTCCGCTGGCTCGTCGCCGAACTCGAGCGGATCGAGGGGCCGATCGATCTGGTCGGCCACGACTGGGGCGGCTGCCATGTGCAGCGGGTCGCCGGCACCCGGCCGGACCTCGTCCGCTCCTGGTGCAACGACGTGTCGGGCTGCACCGACCCGGACTACGTCTGGCACGACCTCGCGCGAACCTGGCAGACACCCGGTGCCGGGGAAGCCGCGATCGAGCAGATGTTCGGCACGCCGTTCGAAGAACTGGTGTCGGGCATGGTCGCGCTCGGGATGACGGCCAAGGCGGCGGAGGCGACGGCGAGCGCGGACAGTGTCGCCATGGGGCGGTGCATCCTGGCCCTGTACCGCTCGGCGCCGGATCTGTCTGCCATCGATTGGGGTATCGACCTCCCCCGGGAGCAACGCAAACCGGGGCTGGTCATCAACGCGACGGAAGACCTGTACGTCGGAGGGCCCGAATTCGTCCATCGCGCCGCGGAAAGGTTGGCCGCCAAAGAAGTGGTCCTGGAGGGCCTCGGGCATTGGTGGATGATGCAAGACCCGAAACGGGGCGCAGCCGCGCTGAACGACTTCTACGCCGATTTGGACAACCGGTAA
- a CDS encoding lipase family protein has product MTVALSATLIATTTLTVSASTASADDASVYTSASPLPSGQNGDVVKSQPSTYNGAKATRIQYLSRDNKDKQVAVSGTVLVPTTPWNGPGERPVVAYAPFTFGMGAQCAPSKTLAGEGARDLVSGFQGGFVDALLGAGFAVAQTDYLGPWVEGSGDHPYVNRLSEAHTVLDVIRAAQRLPGTGLPSNGPVGVAGYSEGGSAAAAAAELASTYAPELNVKGVYSGAPPADKAVLAKSLDGGMYAGFLGYALVGINQAYPEANLVGLANPAGAELFLQARQTCTLDAVFRFMFKQTSSLTKNGQPVSSYLTQPPFDAIIAENRIGTLKPAMPTMVQQSPTDDVIPAAVGKQMAKDWCDKGANVQWKDLASFSPFFSHALGMPTASADAAAWLRSVFNGQAGTGNCGRF; this is encoded by the coding sequence ATGACCGTCGCCTTGAGCGCGACGCTGATCGCGACAACGACCCTGACCGTGAGCGCGTCGACGGCGAGCGCCGACGACGCCTCCGTCTACACCTCGGCTTCGCCGTTGCCCTCGGGACAGAACGGCGATGTGGTCAAGTCCCAGCCCTCGACCTACAACGGCGCCAAAGCCACCCGGATCCAGTACCTGTCCCGGGACAACAAGGACAAGCAGGTCGCCGTCAGCGGAACGGTCTTGGTGCCGACCACGCCATGGAACGGTCCGGGTGAACGGCCCGTCGTGGCGTACGCCCCGTTCACTTTCGGCATGGGCGCGCAATGCGCACCCTCGAAGACCTTGGCTGGCGAGGGAGCACGCGACCTGGTTTCCGGATTCCAGGGCGGTTTCGTCGACGCGCTGCTGGGCGCCGGATTCGCCGTGGCGCAGACCGACTACCTCGGCCCCTGGGTCGAGGGCAGTGGCGATCACCCTTATGTGAACCGGCTTTCCGAGGCGCACACCGTACTCGACGTGATCCGCGCGGCTCAGCGGCTGCCCGGGACCGGGCTGCCGTCGAACGGCCCGGTGGGCGTCGCGGGCTATTCCGAGGGCGGCAGTGCCGCCGCGGCCGCCGCGGAACTGGCTTCGACCTACGCACCCGAGCTGAACGTGAAGGGCGTCTACTCAGGCGCACCGCCCGCCGACAAGGCCGTCCTGGCCAAGTCGCTGGACGGCGGGATGTACGCCGGGTTCCTCGGCTACGCGCTGGTCGGGATCAACCAGGCCTACCCCGAGGCCAACCTGGTCGGCTTGGCGAACCCGGCAGGCGCCGAACTGTTCCTGCAGGCCCGGCAGACCTGCACACTGGACGCCGTCTTCAGGTTCATGTTCAAGCAGACGAGCTCGCTGACCAAGAACGGGCAGCCGGTTTCGTCGTACCTGACGCAACCGCCGTTCGACGCGATCATCGCCGAGAACAGGATCGGCACCCTCAAACCCGCCATGCCGACGATGGTCCAGCAGAGCCCGACGGACGACGTGATCCCCGCCGCGGTGGGCAAGCAGATGGCCAAGGACTGGTGTGACAAGGGCGCCAACGTCCAGTGGAAGGACCTGGCTTCCTTCTCGCCCTTCTTCTCGCACGCGCTGGGCATGCCCACCGCGTCCGCTGACGCCGCGGCCTGGCTGCGGAGTGTGTTCAACGGTCAGGCCGGCACCGGCAACTGCGGCCGGTTCTGA